The Streptomyces camelliae genome window below encodes:
- a CDS encoding MFS transporter — protein sequence MTASTPAAGGRDQVPQEAGYEPDPQRWRALWVTLVAGFMSLLDVTIVAVALPTIQRDLRASAAEVQWVVSGYALTFALALVTAGRLGDALDRRRIFLLALSGFVVFSAACGAAPDITLLVVARLAQGLAAGFMAPQNSALIQQLFRGAERGRAFGFFGATVGISSAVGPLTGGAILALASGAQGWRWIFYVNVPIGIVAVLLGRRLLPHVTRSGHPRGRVDAPGILLLGLGVLALMFPLVQAESGGIGRLWWLFPAGAVLLAVFTRRQHRLVARGGQPLLDPRLFTTVRGYAVGTGVGTLYFIGFSGVWLVFALFYQHGLGYSPLRSGLAVTPFALGSASAAVIAGRLVERFGRTLTVCGLVSVIAGLGGTALLLRYVPLDTAPWAAAPLLFLGGTGSGFVVSPNITMTLRDVPVRMAGAAGGALQTGQRLGAALGTATLPGLFYVTLGRTSDYRGALGTALSAALVAMAASLALASFDWRRDRHLRRPCRKCPDEVANSPVHSRQT from the coding sequence GTGACTGCGTCGACGCCGGCGGCGGGCGGCCGTGACCAGGTCCCCCAGGAGGCCGGATACGAGCCGGACCCGCAGCGATGGCGGGCCCTGTGGGTGACCCTGGTGGCCGGCTTCATGAGCCTGCTCGACGTGACGATCGTGGCGGTCGCCCTGCCCACCATCCAGCGTGACCTGCGCGCCTCCGCCGCCGAGGTGCAGTGGGTGGTCTCCGGCTACGCCCTCACCTTCGCCCTCGCCCTCGTCACCGCCGGCCGCCTCGGTGACGCGCTGGACCGGCGCCGTATCTTTCTGCTCGCCCTCAGCGGCTTCGTGGTCTTCAGCGCGGCCTGCGGAGCGGCCCCCGACATCACGCTGCTGGTCGTGGCCCGGCTCGCCCAGGGACTGGCGGCCGGATTCATGGCCCCGCAGAACTCCGCACTGATCCAGCAGCTGTTCCGCGGCGCCGAACGCGGCCGCGCCTTCGGCTTCTTCGGCGCCACCGTCGGCATCTCCTCCGCCGTCGGCCCCCTCACCGGCGGCGCCATCCTCGCCCTGGCCTCCGGCGCCCAGGGCTGGCGCTGGATCTTCTACGTCAACGTCCCCATCGGCATCGTCGCCGTCCTCCTGGGCCGCCGCCTGCTGCCCCACGTCACCCGCTCCGGGCACCCGCGCGGCCGGGTGGACGCGCCCGGCATTCTGCTTCTCGGCCTCGGGGTCCTGGCGCTCATGTTCCCACTGGTCCAGGCGGAATCCGGGGGCATCGGCCGGCTGTGGTGGCTGTTTCCCGCCGGCGCCGTGCTCCTCGCCGTCTTCACCCGCCGACAGCACCGTCTCGTCGCCCGGGGCGGCCAGCCGCTGCTCGACCCGCGGCTGTTCACCACCGTGCGCGGCTACGCCGTCGGCACCGGAGTCGGCACCCTGTACTTCATCGGGTTCAGCGGTGTCTGGCTGGTCTTCGCGCTCTTCTACCAGCACGGTCTGGGCTACTCCCCGCTCCGCTCCGGGCTGGCCGTCACGCCCTTCGCCCTGGGCTCGGCGAGTGCCGCCGTGATCGCGGGCCGGCTCGTGGAGCGCTTCGGCCGCACACTCACCGTCTGCGGCCTGGTCAGCGTGATCGCCGGCCTGGGCGGCACCGCGCTGCTGCTGCGCTACGTGCCTTTGGACACGGCGCCCTGGGCCGCCGCTCCCCTGCTGTTCCTCGGCGGCACCGGCAGCGGCTTCGTGGTCTCCCCCAACATCACCATGACCCTGCGCGACGTCCCGGTCCGTATGGCCGGGGCCGCCGGCGGCGCCCTGCAGACCGGGCAGCGGCTCGGCGCCGCGCTGGGCACCGCCACGCTGCCCGGACTCTTCTACGTCACGCTCGGCAGGACCAGCGACTACCGAGGCGCGCTCGGCACCGCGCTGAGCGCCGCCCTCGTCGCCATGGCGGCGTCCCTGGCCCTCGCGTCGTTCGACTGGCGGCGCGACCGGCATCTGCGCAGACCATGCCGGAAGTGCCCCGACGAGGTCGCCAACAGCCCCGTGCACTCCCGGCAGACCTGA
- a CDS encoding lectin has product MADTLRSRTLLRILAAGAMALAFALPGQLAPSARAAAAVTDPVPLVNPYIGTGANNDFSAGNTFPGADVPHGMIQWSPDTTSRPKGGGYNYADTAVSGFSLTHVSGVGCDAAGDLPILPVVGSIGSDPGSTTESFSHANETVSPGSYSVALGNSTGVALTTTTHAGIGQFTFPATTQAGLLLKLNGTQTPYASSTLNVIGGDTVTGSVTSTGFCEATNPFTVYFAITFDHPFTAGGYSGGEYLTFDTTSSRTVEARVGISYTSAAEAAANRDAEVTGKTFADVKSAATAAWRDELSKITVSGGTSDQQRVFYTALYHASLFPSVVSDADGSYRGYDGAVHTVTAGHGAQYTDFSNWDTYRSQAQLTALLDPSAASDMAQSIVNDYQQGGTLTKWGMATGETHIMVGDPAVPVLADYYAFGARNFDTAAALAAMIKEQTTDTDVTPGVTYLDSFGYLPTNSLYGCCHEYATTSTQLEYDTDDFALSVFAGELGDSANQKKFRDRAQDWQNIFNTSSGYIQPRHSNGRWMDGFNAKLITGTSANDFAEGDAFTYTPMIPFNLAKLASLEGGTSSLASYLDSVLSGYQGLGSVIGTQSNMGNEPSIGLPWEYDWVGEPYKTQSTVRAVQDQLWADTAGGEPGNDDLGEMSAWYVWSALGLYPETPGTADLAIGSPLFTSAVVTAGGHTLTVNAPAASDGSPYVQALTLNGAAWNKAYVPASYLGSSAELDFTLSSTAATQWASDASAAPPSYDGTPGTGVAQPSGPLTETATGKCADDAGAATSNGTAIQTHACNGTNAQTWKVVPDGTLQVLNDCMDVTGGATTSGTKIQLHTCNGTQAQQWRPDSTGELVNPVSGLCLTDTSNGATDKTQLTLGSCTGSVGQRWTLPS; this is encoded by the coding sequence GTGGCTGACACCCTGCGCTCCCGCACCCTGCTGCGGATACTGGCGGCCGGCGCGATGGCACTCGCCTTCGCCCTGCCCGGCCAACTCGCCCCGTCGGCACGGGCCGCGGCGGCCGTGACCGACCCCGTGCCACTGGTGAACCCGTACATCGGCACCGGCGCGAACAACGACTTCAGCGCCGGGAACACGTTCCCCGGCGCCGATGTCCCGCACGGCATGATCCAGTGGTCCCCGGACACCACCTCGCGTCCCAAGGGCGGCGGATACAACTACGCGGACACGGCCGTCTCCGGCTTCAGCCTCACCCATGTCTCCGGCGTCGGCTGCGACGCGGCCGGGGACCTGCCCATCCTGCCCGTGGTCGGCTCGATCGGCTCCGACCCGGGCTCCACGACGGAGTCGTTCTCCCACGCGAACGAGACGGTGTCACCCGGCTCCTACTCCGTCGCCCTCGGCAACAGCACCGGCGTCGCGCTCACCACGACCACGCACGCGGGCATCGGCCAGTTCACCTTCCCCGCCACCACGCAGGCCGGCCTGCTGCTGAAACTGAACGGCACCCAGACCCCGTACGCCTCCTCGACGCTGAACGTGATCGGCGGCGACACGGTGACCGGCTCGGTGACCAGCACCGGCTTCTGCGAGGCCACCAACCCCTTCACCGTCTACTTCGCGATCACCTTCGACCACCCCTTCACCGCCGGCGGCTACAGCGGCGGCGAGTACCTCACCTTCGACACCACCAGCAGCCGCACCGTCGAGGCCCGGGTCGGCATTTCCTACACGTCGGCGGCCGAGGCCGCCGCCAACCGGGACGCCGAGGTCACCGGCAAGACCTTCGCCGACGTCAAGTCCGCCGCGACGGCGGCATGGCGCGACGAGCTGTCGAAGATCACGGTCAGCGGCGGCACCAGCGACCAGCAGCGCGTCTTCTACACCGCCCTCTACCACGCCTCGCTCTTCCCCAGCGTGGTCAGCGACGCCGACGGCTCCTACCGCGGCTACGACGGCGCCGTGCACACCGTGACCGCCGGCCACGGCGCCCAGTACACCGACTTCTCCAACTGGGACACCTACCGTTCCCAGGCGCAGCTCACGGCGCTCCTCGACCCGTCGGCCGCCTCCGACATGGCGCAGTCGATCGTCAACGACTACCAGCAGGGTGGCACGCTCACCAAGTGGGGCATGGCCACCGGCGAGACACACATCATGGTCGGCGACCCGGCCGTGCCCGTGCTGGCCGACTACTACGCCTTCGGTGCACGGAACTTCGACACCGCCGCGGCCCTCGCCGCCATGATCAAGGAGCAGACGACCGACACCGACGTCACCCCCGGTGTGACGTACCTGGACTCCTTCGGCTACCTGCCCACCAACTCGCTGTACGGCTGCTGCCACGAGTACGCCACCACCTCCACCCAACTTGAGTACGACACGGACGACTTCGCCCTGTCGGTCTTCGCGGGCGAACTCGGCGACAGCGCGAACCAGAAGAAGTTCCGGGACCGGGCCCAGGACTGGCAGAACATCTTCAACACCTCCTCCGGCTACATCCAGCCACGGCACTCCAACGGCCGCTGGATGGACGGCTTCAACGCCAAGCTGATCACCGGCACCTCGGCCAACGACTTCGCCGAGGGCGACGCCTTCACCTACACCCCGATGATCCCGTTCAACCTCGCCAAGCTGGCGTCGCTGGAGGGCGGCACCTCGTCCCTGGCGTCGTACCTGGACAGCGTCCTCAGCGGCTACCAGGGCCTGGGCAGCGTCATCGGCACCCAGTCCAACATGGGCAACGAGCCCAGCATCGGGCTGCCGTGGGAGTACGACTGGGTCGGCGAGCCGTACAAGACGCAGTCCACGGTGCGTGCCGTCCAGGACCAGCTGTGGGCCGACACCGCCGGCGGCGAGCCCGGCAACGACGACCTCGGCGAGATGAGCGCCTGGTACGTCTGGTCGGCGCTCGGCCTCTACCCGGAGACACCGGGCACCGCCGACCTGGCCATCGGCAGCCCCCTGTTCACCTCGGCCGTCGTCACCGCGGGCGGGCACACCCTGACCGTCAACGCCCCTGCGGCGTCCGACGGTTCACCGTATGTCCAGGCCTTGACCCTCAACGGCGCCGCCTGGAACAAGGCCTACGTGCCTGCCTCGTATCTCGGCTCGTCCGCCGAGCTGGACTTCACCCTCTCCTCGACCGCCGCCACCCAGTGGGCCTCGGACGCCTCGGCCGCACCGCCGTCCTACGACGGCACGCCGGGCACGGGAGTGGCCCAGCCCAGCGGCCCGCTCACCGAGACCGCGACGGGCAAGTGCGCCGACGACGCCGGCGCCGCCACCTCGAACGGTACGGCCATCCAGACCCACGCCTGCAACGGCACCAACGCACAGACCTGGAAGGTCGTCCCCGACGGCACCCTGCAGGTGCTGAACGACTGCATGGACGTCACCGGCGGCGCGACCACCTCGGGCACGAAGATCCAACTCCACACCTGCAACGGCACCCAGGCCCAGCAGTGGCGGCCCGACAGCACCGGCGAACTGGTCAACCCGGTCTCCGGCCTCTGCCTCACCGACACCAGTAACGGCGCGACCGACAAGACCCAGCTGACCCTCGGCTCCTGCACGGGCAGCGTCGGCCAGCGCTGGACCCTGCCGTCGTAG
- a CDS encoding FadR/GntR family transcriptional regulator produces the protein MSESLRPLARPRLYEQVVERLREYVTAEGLKAGDRLPPERDLADRLGVSRTSVRQAIVALEVQGLVEVRHGGGTYLLRDRLNAEPLETMIDRRRRLPDVLDARDALETKLAALAALRRTEEDLVAIDAALTAMADAVDRGELAVDEDQRFHAAVTAAAHSTLLADFMAEISLSIAESRTESLRQPGRPARSLEQHRQVAEAIRAGDSEEAARAMHTHIDTVGRVKLLDWQSDRED, from the coding sequence GTGAGCGAGTCGCTGCGTCCACTGGCACGGCCCCGCCTGTACGAGCAGGTGGTGGAGCGCCTACGGGAGTACGTCACGGCGGAGGGGCTCAAGGCCGGCGACCGGCTACCGCCCGAACGGGACCTGGCGGACCGCCTGGGGGTGAGCCGTACCTCGGTACGGCAGGCGATCGTGGCCCTGGAGGTACAGGGACTGGTCGAGGTCCGCCATGGAGGCGGCACCTATCTGCTGCGCGACCGGCTCAACGCCGAGCCGCTGGAGACGATGATCGACCGGCGCCGGCGGCTGCCGGACGTCCTGGACGCCCGCGACGCCCTGGAGACCAAGCTCGCCGCCCTCGCCGCGCTGCGCCGCACCGAGGAGGACCTTGTCGCGATCGACGCCGCGCTGACCGCGATGGCGGACGCCGTCGACCGCGGAGAGCTCGCCGTCGACGAGGACCAGCGCTTCCACGCCGCCGTCACCGCTGCCGCGCACAGCACGCTGCTCGCCGACTTCATGGCGGAGATCTCCCTCTCCATCGCCGAGAGCCGCACCGAGTCCCTGCGCCAGCCGGGCCGCCCCGCTCGCTCCCTCGAACAGCACCGCCAGGTCGCCGAGGCGATCCGCGCGGGCGACTCCGAGGAGGCGGCGCGCGCCATGCACACGCACATCGACACGGTCGGCCGGGTCAAGCTGCTCGACTGGCAGAGCGACCGCGAGGACTGA
- a CDS encoding enoyl-CoA hydratase/isomerase family protein, producing the protein MTGHRTAGLVPDSATPREPHQDAEGTYPSRSRGHDTPADRHHGTTPGTRADGAISVRRDGAIVTVRVGTGRRANALATRDWHALAGVFEALAEDAELGAVVVAGRGSATFSAGSDMREWLSAEPAGIDASFAAMESALRAVERLPVPVVAQVRGSAVGAGCQLACACDLRIVADDAALGMPIARWGILVPPAFAARLALLTGPATARDLLLTGRLVDGTEAVRLGLATASVPATDLDAATADLVAAITRHPPTAIRAAKRAVDAVIAPTRERLHRLAPGPAADYDSMRLSLGSFLSAVSSAG; encoded by the coding sequence ATGACCGGCCACCGGACAGCCGGCCTCGTACCGGACTCGGCCACACCACGCGAACCTCACCAGGACGCCGAGGGCACATACCCATCGCGCTCGCGCGGCCACGACACACCGGCGGACCGCCACCACGGCACCACCCCCGGCACCCGGGCCGACGGCGCGATCAGTGTCCGGCGCGACGGCGCGATCGTCACCGTGCGGGTCGGCACCGGCCGCCGGGCCAACGCCCTCGCCACTCGCGACTGGCACGCCCTGGCCGGAGTCTTCGAGGCCCTCGCCGAGGACGCGGAGCTGGGCGCCGTCGTCGTCGCCGGGCGCGGCTCGGCCACCTTCAGCGCCGGGTCGGACATGCGGGAATGGCTGTCCGCCGAACCCGCCGGGATCGACGCGAGCTTCGCGGCCATGGAAAGCGCGCTGAGGGCCGTCGAACGCCTCCCCGTCCCGGTCGTCGCCCAGGTCCGCGGCTCGGCCGTCGGGGCTGGGTGCCAGCTGGCCTGTGCCTGCGATCTGCGGATCGTCGCCGACGACGCCGCCCTCGGGATGCCGATCGCCCGCTGGGGCATCCTCGTACCTCCCGCCTTCGCCGCCCGCCTCGCCCTGCTCACCGGCCCCGCCACGGCCCGCGATCTCCTGCTGACCGGACGGCTGGTGGACGGCACGGAAGCGGTACGGCTCGGCCTGGCCACCGCCAGCGTCCCGGCCACGGACCTCGATGCGGCCACCGCCGATCTGGTCGCCGCGATCACCCGGCACCCGCCGACCGCGATCCGGGCCGCCAAGCGCGCCGTCGACGCCGTCATCGCCCCCACCCGCGAACGCCTGCACCGGCTCGCCCCCGGTCCGGCCGCCGACTACGACAGCATGCGCCTGAGTCTCGGCTCTTTCCTCTCCGCCGTCAGCAGCGCAGGCTGA
- a CDS encoding nitroreductase family protein produces MRHDQEPPGLHPLLAGRFSPSRFDPSATVDDRSLGLLLEAARWAPSAGNSQPWGFFTSRPGEPEHERVVPHLAPSSARWAADAGLLVVTLTRRHVGDTELLYSEFADYDLGQAIAHMTVQAQAMGLAVHQFRAFDLEGLTKELRPNPGWAIVSMIAVGKAAGEAPLGRDRRSVADLLSAPWSPSE; encoded by the coding sequence ATGCGACATGATCAGGAACCGCCCGGCCTCCATCCCCTGCTGGCGGGACGGTTCAGCCCCTCCCGGTTCGATCCTTCGGCCACCGTCGACGACCGCTCCCTGGGCCTGCTGCTGGAAGCCGCGCGGTGGGCACCGTCCGCCGGGAACTCCCAGCCATGGGGCTTCTTCACGAGCCGGCCCGGTGAGCCGGAGCACGAGCGGGTCGTGCCCCACCTCGCGCCCAGCTCGGCCCGGTGGGCGGCCGACGCGGGCCTGCTCGTCGTCACGCTGACGCGCCGTCACGTCGGCGACACGGAGCTGCTGTACTCCGAGTTCGCGGACTACGACCTCGGCCAGGCCATCGCCCACATGACCGTCCAGGCCCAGGCGATGGGACTGGCCGTCCATCAGTTCCGTGCCTTCGATCTGGAAGGCCTCACCAAAGAGCTGCGTCCGAACCCGGGTTGGGCGATCGTCTCCATGATCGCGGTGGGCAAGGCGGCAGGAGAGGCGCCGTTGGGCCGTGACCGGCGCAGCGTTGCCGATCTGCTGTCCGCTCCCTGGTCGCCGTCGGAGTAG
- a CDS encoding M14 family zinc carboxypeptidase, which yields MAYKRLAGLTAGALIAAAALLPQVAQAGTGKDATAGRATTTGRAHGGQRTVVIYRVPTRNPRADAERLVDSGYDLLEKRQGDSLFVAGNASTAAGLRRLGFTPAIATTLTEAVPSATVAPHAVGDTYDGGYHTVTAQYSHMDSAASQHPDLAKVVTYGQSWLKKQGRGGRDLKAICITKIQAGDCALSPNSAKPRFFLMSQIHARELTTGEMSYRWIDALTNGYGKDSAITQLMNTTEMWVVPDANPDGVDMVAAGGDNPVLQRKNGDDSHGSRCGVSAYSQIGVDLNRNAGTHWDTAGTSSAPCDQTYGGPASDSEVENTALENLFRELFPAVRTGTSDTAPAPTNAKGMMITMHSDASMVLFPWEYKATVHTGNDTALRALAAHMASLTGYQYGQAGEILYNASGGTDDWTYDKLGLASFTIEIGDSDGVGCDGFTPAYSCQDSYFWPKIEPALLYAAQHATSPYTTTSAGGN from the coding sequence ATGGCATACAAACGCCTGGCGGGCCTGACCGCCGGTGCCCTCATCGCCGCCGCTGCCCTGCTGCCGCAGGTCGCGCAGGCCGGCACCGGCAAGGACGCCACAGCGGGCCGCGCCACCACCACCGGCCGCGCCCACGGCGGGCAGCGTACGGTCGTCATCTACCGCGTGCCCACACGCAATCCGCGCGCCGACGCCGAACGCCTCGTCGACTCCGGATACGACCTGCTGGAGAAACGGCAGGGCGACAGCCTCTTCGTCGCCGGTAACGCGTCGACCGCCGCCGGACTGCGACGGCTCGGCTTCACCCCGGCGATCGCCACCACCCTGACCGAGGCGGTCCCCTCCGCCACCGTGGCGCCGCACGCCGTCGGCGACACCTACGACGGTGGCTACCACACGGTCACCGCCCAGTACTCCCACATGGACAGCGCCGCGTCCCAACACCCCGATCTCGCCAAGGTGGTGACGTACGGGCAGTCGTGGCTCAAGAAGCAGGGCCGGGGCGGCCGCGACCTCAAGGCGATATGCATCACCAAGATCCAGGCGGGCGACTGCGCGCTCAGCCCGAACTCGGCCAAGCCCCGGTTCTTCCTGATGAGCCAGATCCACGCCCGCGAACTGACGACCGGTGAGATGTCGTACCGCTGGATCGACGCGCTGACCAACGGCTACGGCAAGGACTCGGCGATCACCCAGTTGATGAACACCACCGAGATGTGGGTCGTGCCGGACGCCAACCCCGACGGTGTCGACATGGTCGCGGCCGGCGGCGACAACCCCGTCCTGCAGCGCAAGAACGGCGACGACTCGCACGGCTCCCGGTGCGGGGTGAGCGCCTACAGCCAGATCGGCGTCGACCTGAACCGCAACGCCGGCACCCACTGGGACACCGCCGGCACCTCCAGCGCGCCCTGCGACCAGACCTACGGCGGTCCCGCGAGCGACTCCGAGGTGGAGAACACCGCGCTGGAGAACCTCTTCCGCGAGCTGTTCCCCGCGGTGCGCACCGGCACCAGCGACACCGCCCCAGCGCCGACGAACGCCAAGGGCATGATGATCACCATGCACAGCGACGCCAGCATGGTGCTCTTCCCCTGGGAGTACAAGGCCACCGTGCACACCGGCAACGACACCGCACTGCGCGCGCTCGCCGCCCACATGGCCTCGCTGACCGGCTATCAGTACGGCCAGGCGGGCGAGATCCTGTACAACGCCTCCGGCGGGACCGACGACTGGACCTACGACAAGCTCGGTCTGGCCAGCTTCACCATCGAGATCGGCGACAGCGACGGCGTCGGCTGCGACGGCTTCACTCCGGCGTACTCCTGCCAGGACAGCTACTTCTGGCCGAAGATCGAACCTGCCCTCCTGTACGCCGCCCAGCACGCCACGTCCCCGTACACGACCACGTCCGCCGGCGGTAACTGA
- a CDS encoding AAA family ATPase: protein MTTLFLMVGLPGAGKTTRARRLAVEHRALRLTPDEWMIPLFGTPEADGKRDVLEGRLLSVAMEVLRLGTSVVLDFGCWSRDERAAIRWLAESVGASFRLVYVPVDVATQRARIAHRQSTTPEQTFPINEADLLRWRTQFEEPDTRELDGRAVAGPPPGWAGWLEWAADRWPSFA from the coding sequence GTGACCACGCTGTTTCTGATGGTCGGCCTGCCCGGGGCCGGGAAGACCACGAGGGCCCGGCGGCTGGCCGTGGAGCACAGGGCGCTGCGGCTGACGCCTGACGAGTGGATGATTCCGCTGTTCGGCACGCCGGAGGCGGACGGTAAGCGCGATGTGCTGGAAGGACGGCTGCTCTCGGTCGCCATGGAGGTGCTGCGGCTCGGCACCAGCGTGGTCCTGGACTTCGGCTGCTGGTCCCGTGACGAGCGCGCCGCGATCCGCTGGTTGGCGGAATCCGTGGGCGCCTCTTTCCGGCTCGTCTACGTGCCCGTGGACGTGGCGACCCAACGCGCGCGGATCGCCCATCGCCAGTCCACCACCCCGGAGCAGACCTTCCCGATCAACGAGGCGGACCTGCTGCGCTGGAGGACGCAGTTCGAGGAGCCCGACACCCGGGAACTCGACGGGCGTGCGGTCGCGGGTCCGCCGCCCGGGTGGGCGGGGTGGCTGGAGTGGGCTGCCGATCGGTGGCCGTCATTCGCGTGA
- a CDS encoding MarR family winged helix-turn-helix transcriptional regulator — protein sequence MREQAEISTPQEAANNALVLAFGRLQGAANRLGYILGRSLEQECGISHLMYEVLLILGRAGEPGLSMRAVAQEQVLTTGGATRLVDRMEAAGLVERAEDPGDRRGRLVRLTRKGAQTTVAASRVHVENIRRYFLEPLPPEDRDRFAEDLRILSHAARDELPRLP from the coding sequence GTGCGGGAACAGGCGGAGATCTCGACGCCGCAGGAGGCCGCGAACAACGCGCTGGTGCTGGCGTTCGGGCGGTTGCAGGGTGCCGCGAACCGGTTGGGGTACATCCTGGGCCGGTCCCTGGAGCAGGAGTGCGGTATCAGCCACCTCATGTACGAGGTGCTGCTGATTCTGGGGCGCGCCGGTGAGCCGGGGCTGTCGATGCGGGCCGTCGCGCAGGAGCAGGTGCTGACCACGGGTGGCGCGACGCGCTTGGTGGACCGGATGGAGGCGGCAGGACTTGTCGAGCGGGCCGAGGACCCCGGTGACCGGCGCGGCCGACTGGTACGGCTGACCCGGAAGGGCGCGCAGACCACCGTGGCCGCTTCCCGTGTGCACGTGGAGAATATCCGCCGTTACTTCCTGGAGCCGCTTCCGCCGGAGGACCGCGACCGGTTCGCCGAGGACTTGCGGATCCTCAGTCACGCGGCACGGGACGAGCTGCCCCGTCTGCCCTGA
- a CDS encoding CaiB/BaiF CoA transferase family protein, producing MTAAPHTVPDSAAPDPDSPAALAGIRVLDLSRILSGPVATMVLADLGADVIKVEDTKDGDDTRQWAPPYQGDQSAYFLAANRNKRGISVDLKTEQGREFVLRLADRADVVVENFRPGTADRLGLGYDALAARNPRLVYASISGYGQTGPWASRPGYDAIAQAQSGMMSITGEAGGPPLRPGVATADIGAGMWAAIGILAALHARESTGRGQHVDVSLLDGQLAWLTYVAGGWFASGSAPGPHGSAHPTIVPYQALPTADGHLMIAAGNDKLFQRLTEVLGVPDLAADPRFAGNPDRVRHRDELIPLLEARLARCGSAEWAALLDAAGVPCAPIATVADALSSPQARARNMVVELDHPTAGRLRTVGSPLKLGHTPARFHSAPPLLGQHTDEVLAEAGYTPQETADLHTAGAVR from the coding sequence ATGACCGCAGCGCCGCACACCGTCCCCGACTCCGCCGCACCGGATCCCGACTCCCCCGCCGCCCTCGCCGGAATCCGCGTCCTCGACCTGTCCCGCATCCTGTCGGGCCCCGTGGCCACGATGGTCCTGGCCGACCTCGGGGCCGACGTCATCAAGGTCGAGGACACCAAGGACGGCGACGACACCCGTCAGTGGGCACCGCCGTACCAGGGAGACCAGTCCGCCTACTTCCTCGCCGCCAACCGCAACAAGCGCGGCATCAGCGTGGACCTCAAGACCGAGCAGGGCCGGGAGTTCGTGCTCCGGCTGGCCGACCGCGCCGACGTGGTCGTGGAGAACTTCCGGCCCGGCACCGCCGACCGGCTCGGCCTGGGATACGACGCCCTGGCCGCCCGCAACCCTCGTCTGGTGTACGCGTCCATCTCCGGCTACGGGCAGACCGGGCCATGGGCGTCCCGGCCCGGGTACGACGCCATCGCCCAGGCCCAGAGCGGCATGATGAGCATCACCGGCGAGGCCGGCGGTCCGCCTCTGCGCCCCGGCGTCGCCACGGCCGACATCGGCGCCGGGATGTGGGCGGCCATCGGCATCCTCGCCGCCCTGCACGCCCGTGAGTCCACCGGCCGGGGCCAGCACGTCGACGTCTCGCTGCTGGACGGTCAGCTCGCCTGGCTCACCTATGTGGCCGGCGGCTGGTTCGCCAGCGGCTCCGCACCGGGCCCGCACGGCTCCGCCCACCCCACCATCGTCCCCTACCAGGCCCTGCCCACCGCCGACGGCCATCTCATGATCGCCGCCGGTAACGACAAGCTCTTCCAGCGCCTCACCGAGGTTCTCGGCGTACCGGATCTCGCCGCCGATCCGCGGTTCGCGGGCAACCCCGACCGGGTGCGCCACCGGGACGAGCTGATCCCCCTGCTGGAAGCGCGGCTGGCGCGGTGCGGCAGCGCCGAATGGGCCGCGCTGCTGGACGCGGCCGGCGTGCCCTGCGCCCCGATCGCCACGGTGGCAGACGCGCTGAGCAGCCCTCAGGCGCGGGCCCGGAACATGGTCGTGGAGCTGGACCACCCGACCGCCGGGCGGCTGCGCACCGTAGGTTCCCCGCTGAAACTGGGCCACACCCCGGCCCGTTTCCACAGCGCGCCGCCCTTGCTCGGCCAGCACACCGACGAGGTCCTCGCCGAAGCGGGGTACACGCCGCAGGAGACGGCCGACCTGCACACGGCAGGGGCCGTCCGATGA